CGCGGCCGCCAGTTTCTTGGCGTCCTCCTGTGCGTGCCTCGAATAGACAATCTGCCAACTCACCACTTAAGCCTCTTGGCACTCTTGCCAACAGGCTCGGCCATACCCTCCTTGATCGATTCGCGCATGCCGGGGATCGAGAGCAAATAGAGCGTTTCCTGAATGGCGTCCCAGTCTTCGGCGGATAGGAGAACCGCGCTGGTCCTCTTTCCCGCAATGTGGATAGGCTGATGTGATTCGGCTGCCTGGTCGATAAGGCGGTAAAGGTTGGCGCGAGCTTCGCTCGCGGTAAGGACTGCCATGTTCGCTCTCCTACAGGTAGAGTTGGCATGGTACGTTATTGCGTACGCCTCGTCAATGCGCCAAT
This genomic interval from bacterium contains the following:
- a CDS encoding type II toxin-antitoxin system Phd/YefM family antitoxin; its protein translation is MAVLTASEARANLYRLIDQAAESHQPIHIAGKRTSAVLLSAEDWDAIQETLYLLSIPGMRESIKEGMAEPVGKSAKRLKW